From Bacillus basilensis, a single genomic window includes:
- a CDS encoding helix-turn-helix domain-containing protein: protein MEFYDLGITIKELRIKKNISQSELCHGICSQSQISKIEKGVIYPSSILLYQLSERLGIDPNNIFALTQNKKFKYIENVKCVMKDCIRQHQYKELYEIVTKEKNLNNFRIKEDKQFLIWHEAIAIYRVNNSVKTALTLLNNALKITVTNIDFLTEREIDIMQTMAIFHAENKEYKESINILKRCLNNFNKLDFPRDKEIKLKIIYNLAKCLSYTYQYEEAKKYIDKGIKLAINLNTLYLLGELYYEKGSNLLKLKQSNKEKVANNMKKALFIFELTKNEKKLQIIKEEYFEKHNC, encoded by the coding sequence ATGGAATTTTACGATTTGGGTATTACCATTAAAGAACTTAGAATTAAAAAAAATATATCACAATCCGAATTATGTCATGGAATATGTTCACAAAGTCAAATTAGCAAGATCGAAAAAGGTGTGATTTATCCATCTAGCATATTGTTATATCAATTATCAGAAAGACTTGGTATTGATCCAAATAATATATTTGCACTAACTCAAAACAAAAAATTTAAATATATAGAAAATGTAAAATGTGTAATGAAGGATTGCATAAGACAACATCAATATAAAGAGCTTTATGAAATAGTAACAAAAGAAAAAAACTTAAATAATTTTCGAATAAAAGAGGATAAACAATTTCTAATATGGCATGAAGCAATTGCTATATATCGTGTGAATAACTCAGTAAAAACGGCTTTAACTCTTTTAAATAATGCATTAAAAATAACTGTAACGAATATTGATTTTTTAACAGAGAGAGAAATAGATATTATGCAGACAATGGCTATATTTCATGCAGAAAATAAAGAATATAAAGAGAGTATTAATATATTAAAAAGATGTTTAAATAATTTTAATAAGCTAGATTTTCCTAGAGATAAAGAAATTAAATTAAAAATCATTTATAATTTAGCAAAATGTTTAAGTTACACATATCAATACGAAGAAGCAAAAAAATACATTGATAAGGGTATCAAATTAGCTATTAATCTAAATACTTTATACTTATTGGGTGAACTATACTATGAAAAAGGTTCGAATTTATTAAAGCTTAAACAATCTAATAAAGAAAAAGTTGCTAATAACATGAAAAAAGCGTTATTTATATTTGAATTAACAAAAAACGAAAAAAAATTACAAATAATTAAAGAAGAATATTTCGAAAAACATAATTGCTAA
- a CDS encoding DUF3941 domain-containing protein produces MPHTSDNDKKARDNNAKRAQKNEQEQKNIEQGKRAYSKKTDHL; encoded by the coding sequence ATGCCACATACGAGTGATAACGACAAAAAAGCACGCGATAATAATGCAAAACGCGCACAAAAAAATGAACAAGAACAAAAGAATATAGAGCAAGGTAAGCGTGCCTATTCCAAAAAGACCGATCACCTTTAA
- a CDS encoding YajQ family cyclic di-GMP-binding protein, which produces MAKDSSFDIVSKVELPEVTNAINIALKEIQNRYDFKGSKSDIKLEKEVLVLTSDDEFKLDQVKDVLISKLVKRNVPIKNLDYGKVEAATGNTVRQRATLQQGIDKDNAKKINNIIKEMKLKVKTQVQDDQVRVTAKSRDDLQAVIAAVRSADLPIDVQFINYR; this is translated from the coding sequence ATGGCAAAAGACAGTTCTTTTGACATCGTTTCGAAAGTAGAATTACCTGAAGTAACAAACGCAATTAACATCGCATTAAAAGAAATCCAAAACCGATATGACTTTAAAGGAAGTAAAAGTGATATTAAATTAGAAAAAGAAGTACTTGTTTTAACTTCTGATGACGAGTTCAAATTAGACCAAGTAAAAGACGTTCTAATTTCTAAACTTGTAAAGCGTAACGTTCCAATTAAGAACTTAGATTACGGAAAAGTTGAGGCTGCTACTGGTAACACAGTTCGCCAACGCGCAACACTTCAACAAGGTATCGATAAAGATAATGCAAAAAAAATTAACAACATCATTAAAGAAATGAAATTAAAAGTAAAAACACAAGTACAAGATGATCAAGTACGTGTAACAGCGAAAAGCCGTGATGACTTACAAGCAGTTATCGCAGCAGTTCGCAGCGCTGATTTACCGATTGACGTACAATTTATTAACTACCGCTAA
- a CDS encoding S1 RNA-binding domain-containing protein yields the protein MYLQIGSIEQVTVLRETEIGYMVGNEEEEIFLHKNEVAGEIAEGDTIDVFLYLDHQNRVSATMKEPLITTFDWNWVKVVEVIPSLGVFVDIGVSKDILIPADEFPIYMPVWPEVGDELYCTLKLTNRDRLIALPARDSDMQEIIVDATPSMRNKNVNGRVYRSLQVGSFILTDEHFRAFLHHTERKEQVRIGERVTGRIIDVKDDGTINISLLPRKEEGMEDDAAVIYAYMEERGGAMPFWDKSHPEDIKERFNMSKAAFKRALGKLMKEEKVYQEEGWTYFKK from the coding sequence ATGTATTTGCAAATAGGATCGATTGAACAGGTAACTGTTTTACGCGAAACGGAAATCGGATATATGGTTGGGAATGAAGAAGAAGAAATTTTCCTACATAAAAACGAAGTAGCTGGAGAAATTGCAGAAGGCGATACGATTGATGTATTCTTATACCTTGATCACCAAAATCGTGTTTCAGCAACAATGAAGGAGCCGCTTATTACAACTTTTGATTGGAACTGGGTAAAGGTTGTAGAAGTTATTCCTAGTTTAGGTGTGTTTGTTGATATTGGTGTATCAAAAGATATACTAATCCCAGCTGATGAGTTCCCGATTTATATGCCAGTATGGCCAGAGGTTGGAGACGAATTATATTGTACGTTAAAATTAACGAATCGTGATCGCCTTATCGCTCTTCCGGCAAGAGACAGTGATATGCAAGAAATTATCGTAGATGCGACGCCATCTATGCGTAATAAAAACGTAAATGGACGTGTGTATCGTTCGCTTCAAGTTGGTTCATTCATACTAACGGATGAGCATTTCCGTGCTTTCTTACACCATACAGAAAGAAAAGAACAAGTCCGCATCGGTGAGCGTGTAACGGGCCGTATTATTGACGTGAAAGATGACGGTACAATTAACATTTCACTTCTTCCTCGTAAAGAAGAAGGAATGGAAGATGACGCTGCTGTAATTTATGCATATATGGAAGAACGAGGCGGAGCAATGCCGTTTTGGGATAAGAGCCACCCAGAAGATATTAAAGAACGTTTCAATATGAGTAAAGCTGCATTTAAGCGTGCACTTGGTAAGTTGATGAAGGAAGAAAAGGTTTACCAAGAAGAAGGTTGGACGTACTTTAAGAAATAA
- a CDS encoding YitT family protein codes for MDLKLNYTELIKKLIVVIIAGLLNAIGMNLFLTPAKVYASGFAGLSQLLSQILGDFLSIHISTGVLFSLFNIPVVILAWKKVGKAFTFFSFLCVIFMTLFLEIIPVRAVSNDIILNAIFGGLISAIGVGIALKWGASTGGLDIIAMILSKIKDKPVGTYFFFFNALIIIAAGYVYGWEKALYTLVTLYVSTRIIDAIHTRHVKITALIVTKNGADVRKAIHSRLVRGITTIPATGAYTNENKEMLMIVITRYELYELERVIKQVDPGAFTNVLQTVGVFGLFRKD; via the coding sequence ATGGATTTGAAGTTGAATTATACCGAACTTATAAAGAAGTTAATCGTTGTAATCATTGCAGGTTTATTAAATGCGATTGGAATGAATTTATTTTTAACACCAGCGAAAGTGTACGCGAGTGGTTTTGCTGGATTGTCTCAATTATTATCACAAATACTAGGAGATTTTTTATCTATTCATATATCTACAGGAGTATTGTTTAGCTTATTTAATATTCCTGTCGTTATTTTAGCGTGGAAAAAGGTTGGGAAAGCTTTTACGTTTTTTAGTTTTTTGTGCGTTATATTTATGACGTTGTTTTTAGAAATTATCCCAGTTCGAGCTGTTTCGAATGATATCATCTTGAATGCAATTTTTGGAGGGCTTATTTCGGCAATTGGAGTAGGGATCGCGTTAAAGTGGGGGGCTTCTACAGGTGGTTTAGATATTATCGCCATGATTTTATCCAAAATAAAAGATAAGCCTGTCGGTACGTATTTTTTCTTCTTTAATGCACTGATCATTATTGCTGCTGGCTATGTGTATGGGTGGGAAAAAGCATTATATACTTTGGTGACTTTGTATGTGTCAACGCGAATCATCGATGCGATTCATACGCGGCATGTGAAGATTACAGCATTAATTGTTACGAAGAATGGGGCAGATGTAAGAAAGGCAATTCACTCACGCTTAGTGAGGGGGATTACAACTATACCGGCAACAGGTGCTTATACAAATGAAAATAAGGAAATGTTAATGATTGTTATTACGCGTTATGAACTGTATGAATTAGAGAGGGTTATTAAACAAGTGGACCCAGGTGCATTTACAAACGTACTGCAAACTGTTGGGGTGTTTGGACTGTTCCGAAAAGATTAA
- the prsA gene encoding peptidylprolyl isomerase PrsA, with product MRGKHIFIITALISILMLAACGQKNSSATVATATDSTITKSDFEKQLKDRYGKDMLYEMMAQDVITKKYKVSDDDVDKEVQKAKNQYGDQFTAVLENNRLKDEADFKNQIKFKLAMNEAIKKSVTEKDVKNHYKPEIKASHILVSDENEAKEIKKKLDAGASFEELAKQESQDLLSKEKGGDLGYFNSGTMTPEFETAAYKLKIGQISDSVKSPNGYHIIKLTGKKDLKPYDEVKDSIRKNLEAERIADPTFGQKLLQQELKKANIKINDSELEDTFTLAHEQGN from the coding sequence GTGAGAGGGAAACACATTTTCATTATTACTGCACTAATAAGTATATTAATGCTAGCTGCTTGCGGACAAAAAAATAGTTCAGCTACAGTCGCTACAGCAACAGACTCAACCATTACGAAGAGCGACTTCGAAAAGCAGTTGAAAGATCGTTACGGAAAAGACATGCTATACGAAATGATGGCACAAGACGTTATTACGAAAAAATATAAAGTATCTGATGATGATGTGGATAAAGAAGTACAAAAAGCGAAAAATCAATACGGCGATCAATTCACAGCAGTATTAGAAAACAATCGTTTAAAAGATGAAGCTGATTTCAAAAACCAAATTAAGTTCAAACTTGCTATGAATGAAGCAATTAAGAAAAGTGTTACAGAAAAAGACGTGAAAAATCACTATAAACCAGAAATTAAAGCGAGTCACATTTTAGTAAGTGACGAAAATGAAGCGAAAGAAATAAAGAAAAAATTAGATGCTGGTGCTTCATTCGAAGAATTAGCAAAACAAGAATCACAAGATCTACTATCAAAAGAGAAAGGCGGAGACCTCGGATACTTCAATTCAGGTACAATGACACCTGAATTTGAAACAGCTGCCTACAAACTAAAAATTGGTCAAATTAGCGATTCCGTCAAATCACCAAATGGCTATCACATTATTAAACTAACTGGTAAAAAAGATTTAAAACCTTACGATGAAGTGAAAGACTCCATCCGTAAAAACTTAGAAGCAGAACGTATTGCCGATCCTACATTTGGTCAAAAATTATTACAACAAGAATTAAAAAAGGCAAATATTAAAATAAACGATAGTGAGTTGGAAGATACGTTTACTCTTGCACATGAGCAAGGAAATTAA